A stretch of the Candidatus Finniella inopinata genome encodes the following:
- the murC gene encoding UDP-N-acetylmuramate--L-alanine ligase — translation MHIPAFKVQHLHFIGIGGIGMSGIAEVLHNLGYRVKGSDIADNYNIHRLQSIGIDVVIGHRPQNIEGAQVVVVSSAVRADNPEVLAARKIGIPVIQRAEMLAELMRLKKSIAISGTHGKTTTTSMAAALLDAAGIDPTVINGGIINAYNTNARLGTGEWAVVEADESDGSFTKLPATIGVVTNIDPEHMEFYGTVDVLNQAFLKFISNIPFYGLAILCADHPAVMALLPRINDRRFVTYGFAETAMVRAVNLRQTAKGTTFDVEMARPLPLQAALQTTDKTVTPLPRKIKDLFLPMVGRHNVQNILSVIAIADELGLDEGVIRQAFDTFKGVKRRFTHTGTVNGVTVIDDYAHHPVEIKTVIEAAKQATKSDQGRIWVVMQPHRYSRLHHLFEEFSQCFDGAHHVMLAPVYTANEDPIPGATSEHLAEALKKNNVSTTLFYNPDELARLLQMVVAPGDMVLCLGAGNITQWAAALPAQLANLNGPVLKQEQVV, via the coding sequence ATGCATATACCTGCCTTTAAAGTACAACATCTTCATTTTATTGGAATCGGTGGCATTGGGATGAGCGGCATTGCCGAAGTCTTGCACAATTTGGGCTATCGGGTTAAGGGCAGTGACATTGCCGATAACTATAATATCCACCGTTTGCAGTCGATTGGGATTGACGTGGTTATTGGCCACCGGCCTCAAAATATCGAAGGGGCACAAGTTGTGGTTGTGTCCTCTGCGGTGCGGGCGGACAACCCCGAGGTTTTAGCGGCGCGTAAAATTGGCATTCCCGTTATTCAACGGGCTGAGATGCTGGCTGAGTTGATGCGTTTGAAAAAATCAATAGCCATTTCTGGTACCCACGGAAAAACAACAACTACATCCATGGCAGCTGCTTTGCTGGATGCTGCGGGCATCGACCCTACGGTCATTAATGGGGGGATTATTAATGCCTATAACACGAATGCGCGTCTGGGAACTGGGGAATGGGCTGTTGTTGAGGCGGATGAGTCTGATGGCAGTTTTACCAAATTGCCCGCTACAATTGGTGTTGTGACCAATATTGACCCAGAGCATATGGAGTTTTATGGAACGGTTGATGTTTTAAACCAAGCCTTTTTGAAATTCATATCAAACATTCCTTTTTATGGTCTGGCAATTTTATGTGCAGACCATCCTGCCGTTATGGCCTTATTACCCCGTATAAATGATCGTCGCTTTGTGACATATGGCTTTGCTGAAACCGCCATGGTGCGGGCTGTAAACTTGCGCCAAACCGCCAAGGGGACCACCTTTGATGTGGAAATGGCACGACCCTTGCCCCTGCAGGCTGCTTTACAAACAACAGATAAGACAGTAACGCCCCTGCCTCGCAAAATAAAAGACCTGTTTTTGCCCATGGTTGGCCGTCACAATGTTCAAAATATCTTGTCGGTTATTGCCATTGCTGATGAACTGGGCCTTGATGAGGGGGTTATTCGTCAGGCGTTTGACACCTTTAAAGGCGTTAAAAGACGATTCACCCACACAGGTACCGTTAATGGCGTGACCGTTATTGATGACTATGCCCATCACCCTGTTGAAATTAAAACAGTGATTGAGGCTGCCAAACAAGCTACGAAATCAGATCAGGGGCGAATTTGGGTGGTAATGCAACCGCATCGGTATAGCCGTTTGCATCATTTGTTTGAAGAGTTTAGCCAGTGTTTTGATGGGGCCCATCACGTTATGCTGGCCCCGGTTTATACCGCCAATGAGGACCCTATTCCAGGGGCAACCTCGGAACATTTGGCCGAAGCCCTCAAGAAGAATAATGTCTCTACCACGCTGTTTTATAATCCGGACGAATTAGCCCGTCTTTTGCAAATGGTGGTGGCGCCGGGGGATATGGTTTTGTGTTTGGGGGCGGGTAACATCACCCAATGGGCTGCGGCGTTACCGGCGCAGTTGGCTAATTTGAACGGCCCTGTTTTAAAGCAGGAACAAGTTGTTTGA
- the murB gene encoding UDP-N-acetylmuramate dehydrogenase, which produces MIKLSSLPSLPAVRGRYEFDVPLSQSTWFRVGGPAEVIFKPADLEDLCQFLSQKPSNLSCYPLGAGSNVLVADAGLPGCVIRLGRTFATIEQQGNLVILGAGCLDRTVALTTCQWALSGLEFLVGIPGTIGGAIAMNAGAYGHEVKDRLQWVEWVTPQGKVERIAAHALNMTYREGHLPEGVIVTKAAFLCDPKPSPDIQLTLDAFLSEREKSQPIRGRTGGSTFKNPPDGLKAWQLIDQAGCRGLKIGDAQVSEKHCNFLLNLDAASAADLEQLGNTVQKRVYDQTGIMLEWEIIRLG; this is translated from the coding sequence TTGATAAAACTGTCTTCTTTACCCAGTCTTCCCGCTGTGCGGGGTCGATACGAATTTGACGTTCCGTTGTCGCAATCCACGTGGTTTCGGGTTGGTGGGCCAGCGGAGGTTATTTTTAAGCCAGCTGACCTTGAGGATTTGTGTCAGTTTTTAAGTCAAAAACCATCCAATCTGTCCTGTTATCCTTTGGGGGCAGGGTCTAATGTTCTGGTCGCAGATGCAGGTCTGCCAGGTTGCGTCATTCGATTGGGTCGGACCTTTGCGACCATTGAACAACAAGGGAATCTGGTTATCTTAGGGGCGGGCTGTCTGGATCGAACCGTGGCCTTGACCACCTGTCAATGGGCCCTGTCGGGGTTAGAGTTTTTGGTGGGGATTCCCGGCACAATCGGAGGGGCCATTGCCATGAACGCCGGTGCCTATGGTCACGAGGTCAAGGACCGCCTGCAATGGGTCGAATGGGTTACCCCTCAGGGTAAGGTGGAGCGCATCGCCGCCCACGCATTAAACATGACCTATCGCGAAGGTCATCTGCCAGAAGGTGTGATCGTCACAAAGGCCGCCTTTTTGTGTGATCCCAAGCCATCGCCTGATATTCAATTAACACTGGATGCCTTTTTGTCAGAACGTGAAAAAAGCCAACCCATTCGGGGTCGAACAGGTGGCAGCACCTTTAAAAATCCCCCTGATGGATTAAAAGCCTGGCAATTGATTGATCAAGCCGGTTGTCGAGGTCTTAAGATTGGGGACGCCCAAGTTTCAGAGAAACATTGTAATTTTCTGCTGAACTTGGATGCGGCCAGTGCGGCTGATTTAGAACAATTGGGGAACACCGTTCAAAAGCGTGTTTATGATCAAACCGGCATTATGTTGGAATGGGAAATCATCCGGCTGGGTTAA
- the mreC gene encoding rod shape-determining protein MreC, with the protein MLLSFLGLKASGLRRSQAFFIFLGKFFRHSFKNLHRFMIGFVLLVVFVVLLFNRQNAYLQNCQRWLSDLTVTSLYYVQAPFTSIKNYWHTHTSLQHQIQTLTLENQQLRMLQHQALSYQRENEALRKLVNALPAYKQEFITTRVLGMPTDAFSTLAIEVDSGSHLVKNQVVIAAEGVVGRLYQIGTTTARVLLITDSRSKIPARIATTGEHVILSGQNNSDLKVLHTAASATPNTQPKVGDLLVTSGFGGVYPPGLPVARISSVSESPVNGESFTARVLADAHNLDYVSVLKAVIPEEGK; encoded by the coding sequence ATGCTCCTCTCCTTTCTTGGTTTAAAAGCAAGCGGTCTTCGGCGAAGTCAGGCTTTCTTTATCTTTTTGGGAAAGTTTTTCAGGCATTCCTTCAAGAATTTGCATCGTTTCATGATCGGCTTTGTGCTTTTGGTCGTGTTTGTTGTGCTTTTGTTCAACAGACAAAATGCTTACCTACAAAATTGCCAACGATGGCTTTCTGACTTGACGGTCACAAGTTTGTATTACGTGCAGGCTCCCTTTACATCCATCAAAAATTATTGGCATACGCACACAAGTTTGCAGCACCAGATTCAGACTTTAACCCTGGAAAACCAACAGTTACGAATGCTTCAGCATCAGGCTTTAAGCTATCAAAGGGAAAATGAGGCTTTGCGGAAATTGGTGAATGCTTTACCCGCCTACAAACAAGAGTTTATAACCACACGCGTTCTCGGTATGCCCACAGATGCTTTCTCAACGTTGGCAATTGAAGTGGACTCGGGCAGTCACTTGGTCAAGAATCAGGTGGTTATAGCGGCCGAGGGGGTGGTTGGTCGTCTTTACCAAATTGGCACGACAACAGCGCGCGTTTTATTAATAACAGACAGTCGTTCCAAAATTCCCGCCCGCATAGCCACAACAGGCGAGCATGTAATTTTAAGCGGGCAAAACAATTCGGATCTGAAAGTCTTGCATACAGCCGCCTCGGCAACACCGAACACTCAACCAAAAGTGGGGGATCTATTAGTGACGTCTGGGTTTGGAGGGGTTTATCCGCCCGGCTTACCAGTGGCGCGCATTTCATCCGTGAGTGAATCGCCCGTTAATGGGGAATCCTTTACCGCCCGCGTTCTAGCGGATGCCCACAATCTTGATTATGTAAGTGTTTTAAAGGCAGTCATCCCGGAGGAGGGCAAATAA
- a CDS encoding rod shape-determining protein, producing the protein MLSRFLGFMSADMAIDLGTANTLVYVKGRGIVLNEPSVVAIATIKGKRQVLAVGEEAKLMVGRTPGNIQAIRPLRDGVIADFEVAEEMIKHFIRKVHNRRGFAAPQIIVCVPSGSTAVERRAIQESAESAGGRRVFLIEEPMAAAIGAGMPVTEPTGSMVVDIGGGTTEVAVVSLGGIVYACSVRVGGDKMDDAIINYIRRTHSLLIGEATAERIKKEIASAIVTPESESITMLIKGRSLINGVPKEIEINQRQVAESLTEVVTAITEGVKTALENTAPELSADIVDRGIVMTGGASQLTNLDRVLADATGVPVFIAENPLTCVVLGTGKTLEEMKTLKNVLISMY; encoded by the coding sequence ATGCTATCACGTTTTTTGGGATTTATGTCAGCCGACATGGCCATCGACTTGGGAACCGCCAATACTCTGGTTTATGTCAAGGGAAGAGGAATCGTTCTAAATGAACCTTCTGTGGTCGCGATTGCAACCATCAAAGGCAAACGCCAAGTTTTGGCCGTGGGTGAAGAGGCCAAGCTGATGGTGGGGCGTACACCGGGGAACATTCAGGCGATCCGCCCTTTACGTGATGGTGTTATCGCTGATTTTGAAGTGGCAGAGGAGATGATCAAGCATTTCATTCGCAAAGTTCACAACAGACGCGGTTTTGCAGCCCCCCAGATTATTGTTTGCGTCCCCTCAGGCTCGACCGCTGTTGAACGTCGCGCGATTCAGGAATCAGCCGAAAGCGCTGGCGGTCGTCGTGTGTTTTTAATTGAGGAGCCCATGGCAGCTGCCATTGGTGCCGGTATGCCCGTCACAGAGCCCACAGGATCGATGGTGGTTGATATTGGGGGTGGCACAACCGAGGTCGCTGTCGTGTCATTAGGGGGCATTGTGTATGCCTGTTCAGTTCGGGTTGGCGGGGACAAAATGGATGATGCCATCATTAACTACATCCGTCGCACCCACAGTCTGTTGATTGGTGAAGCCACAGCTGAAAGAATTAAAAAAGAAATTGCTTCTGCCATCGTTACACCTGAAAGCGAGAGCATTACGATGTTGATTAAAGGCCGAAGTCTTATCAACGGGGTGCCCAAAGAAATAGAAATTAACCAGCGTCAAGTTGCAGAATCTTTAACTGAAGTGGTAACGGCCATAACCGAAGGGGTGAAAACAGCCCTAGAGAATACAGCGCCAGAACTATCAGCCGACATCGTTGACCGCGGCATCGTCATGACGGGGGGTGCTTCGCAATTAACAAATCTGGATCGCGTTTTGGCCGATGCCACCGGTGTTCCTGTGTTTATCGCTGAAAATCCGTTAACGTGCGTTGTGTTAGGAACGGGAAAAACTTTGGAAGAAATGAAAACCTTGAAGAACGTGTTAATCAGTATGTATTAA